TGCTTGGTTTTCATTTTATTGGCTCCAATGGGCTTGCCGGATGACGATGTCCCTCCGGAACACCCGGAATTTGACGTGTTTGCTGATTAACGCCTGGCTGACGGTCTGGATATCCGCGTCAAGGTTGGCGGGAATTTGGAAAACACTGGAATAATCAAAGCCGAGGGAAGGTTGCGTGGTGCTCGTACCCTGCACGCGCAACATGGAGATTTCGTCCGCAGCGATCAGTACGACCTCAACAAGAGGCGGGAGCTGATTCATGGTCGGTGGTTGGGCGCCGCTGGTCCAGGCAACGCGCGTGTTGTATTCGTAATCGCCAGTCAGCAGTATGGGAGCGGGTGTGGGAGCAGGAGCGGAGGTCCCTGTGGTATCACCGGGCATATGCGGATAAATGACACAGGCGAGGATATTTTCCGCGAGCAAACGGGTCGGCGGCGATCCGGAATTGATCGGACCGGTAAACCAGGAAGTATCGGTGACGCTATACGTGGAAAGTTGCTCGGATGGCTGGAGCATCTGCATCAAGCGGTAACGGTAACGGATCTTGGAGGACGAGCCGGGAAGCGCCGAAAAAAACGAGGGACGATCGGCTTGGTCGCTGTTGAATTCGATATAGAACCCCACGGAATTGAGCAGGCCTTCCAGTTGCCCATAGCTTCCGGAGTTGGCGCTATAACCCAGGGGTGTTTGAAAAAAGACGGAGTGGCTCACTTGTTGGCGCGGCGTTGTGACGAGGCTTTTTCCGGAAATAAATTGCAACTCGGAGTAGCGCCCATAGACATCTGGAACAAATGTGGCGGAATTGGTGTTTGTGCGTTTGTTGCGCGTGGCGTCGTAGTAGTCGTAATAGGTGTTCAGGGTGGCCTGGCC
This DNA window, taken from Candidatus Methylacidiphilales bacterium, encodes the following:
- the comGE gene encoding competence system putative prepilin ComGE, encoding RPGFSILEVLVALAILSIIMLVILKIITETGRAWKSSSAKIEAFQSARMAFETMNRSLGQATLNTYYDYYDATRNKRTNTNSATFVPDVYGRYSELQFISGKSLVTTPRQQVSHSVFFQTPLGYSANSGSYGQLEGLLNSVGFYIEFNSDQADRPSFFSALPGSSSKIRYRYRLMQMLQPSEQLSTYSVTDTSWFTGPINSGSPPTRLLAENILACVIYPHMPGDTTGTSAPAPTPAPILLTGDYEYNTRVAWTSGAQPPTMNQLPPLVEVVLIAADEISMLRVQGTSTTQPSLGFDYSSVFQIPANLDADIQTVSQALISKHVKFRVFRRDIVIRQAHWSQ